One genomic region from Thermodesulfobacteriota bacterium encodes:
- a CDS encoding alpha/beta hydrolase: MHIFNSFDDVGIAYWDQGDGDPIMLLHGFTADSHINWEKSGIAQELVKSGRRVIMMDARGHGESDKPHTSYSYWNRAMAKDVGELAQYLMLYDYDVLGYSMGAKVAIEAELMYGRMRSLVLAGLHIYDKDWTLSDKEREKKVRSMLDDNPTEKDPYREFAEKTGGDRKAFAARLEGNIYPEFSHWDLKKIHLSVLVINGTREYDAELAASFFPNAKGISLRGSHITLLRNKSFSNEVINFLDGLDKK, from the coding sequence ATGCATATATTTAACAGTTTTGATGATGTGGGAATAGCTTATTGGGACCAGGGCGACGGCGATCCTATTATGCTGCTACACGGGTTTACTGCCGACAGTCATATAAACTGGGAGAAATCCGGTATAGCTCAGGAGCTTGTGAAAAGCGGCCGAAGGGTAATTATGATGGACGCGCGTGGCCATGGAGAATCCGATAAGCCGCATACTTCCTACAGCTATTGGAACCGCGCCATGGCCAAAGACGTCGGAGAGCTTGCACAGTATTTGATGCTTTATGATTATGATGTTCTTGGCTACTCTATGGGCGCTAAAGTTGCGATAGAAGCTGAGCTTATGTACGGCAGGATGAGAAGTTTGGTTCTCGCCGGGCTTCATATCTATGACAAAGACTGGACTCTTAGTGACAAAGAAAGAGAAAAGAAAGTAAGGTCAATGCTTGATGATAACCCGACAGAAAAAGATCCCTATAGGGAGTTTGCCGAGAAAACAGGTGGGGATAGAAAGGCCTTTGCTGCAAGGCTCGAGGGGAATATATATCCAGAGTTTAGCCACTGGGACTTAAAGAAAATACATCTGTCAGTATTAGTAATTAACGGCACAAGGGAATACGACGCCGAGTTAGCAGCTTCTTTTTTCCCAAATGCCAAAGGTATTAGCCTTAGAGGAAGTCATATTACTCTTCTTAGAAACAAAAGCTTCTCTAATGAAGTAATAAATTTTTTAGACGGACTTGATAAGAAATAA